In Candidatus Omnitrophota bacterium, the genomic window CGCTCCCCACTTAGTCCGGCTGGTGAAAGAAGGAAAAACCTTTATTAACGGCATTCTTTTAAAAGAAGAAAAAAAGATTGATCGGGACGCTGCCTAACTTCCGATCCACAACTATTGACAATAACTCATGGGATGACAACCGTCTAACTGTCTCTCTATTGAATCCATTAGGAAAAGAGGGTTATGCAACTGATCTCTTCCGGCGAATGAACGAAAGAAAACTATTTAAAAGAATATATTCAAAACCTTTAAGGAAATTTGAAAATCCAATAATACGCGATTTCCTAGATAAAATAAATAAAAATAAAAGTAAAAAAGAAATAGAGGCGTCGCTGGCTGATCTTCTCTCGTCCAACTTAAGTTCTTCTTCGATCGATCCCAATTATCTCATCGTTAATTCGATGAATATCAAATCCATTAGAAAACAATCGCGTGATGATGAAGAAGGTTCTATAATGATCGTTGATGGCGACATTCATCAATCTTTTGAAAATGAATCGACGCTATTCCGATCGATAAATGAAAACGAACATGATTCTTTTATTGAAGTCTATGCTCCAATATCGTATTCACACGATGAGGAAAAACGACGAATATTGAATAGATGCGAACTCCTCATTCATGATTTTCTTATTAAACAAGCAGAAATTTTAATTGAAAAGGAGCGAAAAAATGGCTCTCGACAAAATAATTCTTCTACTCATCCACTTATCCATTAATGGCATAAGAGGTAAAACATTACTGCAAAAAAGAATATATTTTTTGAGTATTTTTCTTAAAAATAATTTCGGTTACCGAGCACATTACTACGGACCCTATTCCCCGCAAGTAGACGACTCTTTAGCAAAAATGAAATCGTTGGGTTTTGTCGAAGAAAGATCGCATGGTTATGGATTAATCGACAAAATTGGTTTTGAAGTTCGGCGATACGATTACCTTCTGACTGACGACGGGGGAAAAATAGTTGATAATTATATTAAAGAAAATAATGAAGAATTTCGAAAAATTAAGACCGTGTTTGATTGTCTATGCAATTCTGGCGATACATGGGAAGATCACATTAGTTTATCGATTGCGGCTAAAATTCATTACATATTTACTATGAATAACTCTCCGCTGAAAATTACCGAAATTGAAAAAAAAGCGCAAAATTTAGGTTGGAATATTACTCCTGAGCAATCTACAAGGGCTATTAGTTTTTTAGAAAAATTAAATTTAATCGAAACGCAACATTAAAAATCGTTGCTTTTTTGTATTCTATTCCTTTTTAATGTTAACAGGAACCTAAGCCCTTGACACAACTCGCCTACCGCCGCCCCTCGGACATCATCCTGCAAGGTCTCCCCGTACGCCAGATCCGAAGTGAAGCGGACGCCCGCGCCTTATGCGATTACATTGGCTATCACGCTCTGCCCGATTCGCGTATGCAAGTGTGGGACATCGACATCATTTCCGCCATTCCGTTCGCCATTTCCGGCTTCGTATCCTCCCGCTGGGCGCTCGACGCCCTCCTTCTTGCCAGTGATGCGATTGGCGCTCCTTGCGATGCTTCCAAGACGGCCATTCTCCCCGATTCGTCGTTAGGCCAGGATAAATTCGCCCTTGCGACTGCGCCCCGCTGCCCGCTCTTCGACTCCCCACAGCGCGAAGAGCAAGTGGAGGAAGCGGTTATGGGCGATCCTTTGTATTTGCTGCGGCGCATCGACTTTATGACCCTGGTTCATTCACCTGCCGGCTACGTCGGCTGGGTGGAGAACGCGAATTTCCGCGTCATCAGCGAAGAGGATTGGTATGTTTGGACGAAATCGGACTCCGCTCACTTCATCGCAACCATCGATTGGGATGGGGGAGCC contains:
- a CDS encoding C40 family peptidase yields the protein MTQLAYRRPSDIILQGLPVRQIRSEADARALCDYIGYHALPDSRMQVWDIDIISAIPFAISGFVSSRWALDALLLASDAIGAPCDASKTAILPDSSLGQDKFALATAPRCPLFDSPQREEQVEEAVMGDPLYLLRRIDFMTLVHSPAGYVGWVENANFRVISEEDWYVWTKSDSAHFIATIDWDGGAIPGGAQLPLLPSGEILLPTGSVIMPPAGAFIKSSHAMNHQCKAILDVARLLLGVPYKWGGTTSSGIDCSGLTRFAYKAVGVYLPRDANQQFLAGRITALPGSMKAIGAGDLLFFAGDWGGVTHTAIAFGPSEFIHASFKNGVTISAWEDEEELKNRFVCAKRILR